CGGGGATCTTCTTCTCCGAGAGCAGGTATTCGAGATTGGCGAGTCCGTAGGTCTCGGGGGTGAGTTTTACCCGGTGGGGCGCCTGTTTCGATGCGCCGACGTTGTGCAGGCGTGCCAGCAGGCGGCCGAGCTGGTGCAGGCTCTCCTCGCCCAGTTCCTCTGGAACGCGCCCGCCGACCTTGGGAAAGATTGCGTACCAGAGCTCGGTGCCGGGCACCTGCGCGAGGGTTTCTGCGGAATCGAAGGGCAGCGGCGCGACGGCGGGGATTTCCTGGGCGACAAGATCGGCGATGAACTCGTGCTCTTCGAGGATCTGCTCGCGGCTCCAGCGACCGGGCCGGTAGAACTTCACGATGCGGCGCAGGGACGCGGGCGTCTTCTTGACGATCCCGCGCGCCTCGTCCTCTTCGATCTCCACTTCGTAGACGCGGTTCTCGTAGCTGTTGAGGGCGTAGCACATGCCGGTGGTGACATAGCCGGCGGCCTCGACCGCATCGAGAACGCGGTCGGGGCCCAGATCGAAGAAATACTTTGTTACCGGGTCACCCCAGGCGGACTGCGACATGGCGCGGCTTATACCACACCGCTTGAGAGAGTGAGGGATTTAATCGGCGAGCGCGGAGGACTGCGCCAGCGCCTCGGGCGGCGTGATGCAGGCGGCATCCTCGGCGCTCGAAGGCGTGAGCAGGCTCATCTCGTGGTGCTGGTGATGATCGTGGCCGCCCCCGTGCTGGTGGAAGTGCATGAACACCGGGCGGGCCAGCGACCACACGCCCCAGAGGATGAGCACCACGCCTGCCAGGCCGTGGACTCTCTGGCGCACCGAGAGCGAGAGGCGCTCAAGCACGCTGGTGCCCAGCGCGAGCGCGGGCACGGTTCCCTGCGCGAAAGCGAACATGACAAGGGCGCCCATCACCGGCGACTGCGTCGCGGCGGCCTGCGCCTCGGCCGCGAGCAGCAGGCCGCAGGGAAGGAGGCCGAGCACGAGCCCCGCGTGCAGGCCGTAGGGCAGGGCGCGCTTTCCAGCAGGGCGCATCGCGCCGGCGAACAGGCGCTCGGGCAGCATGGCGGTGGGGCCCGCGCGCTCGCTGAAGACGCCCAGCACTGCAAGGCCGGCGTAGATCATCACCAGCCCTGCGAGAACGGCGACGGTCGTGTGAATCCACGGGCCGATGGTTCCGGTAAAGCGGCCCACGCTTCCGAGCGTTCCGAAGAAGAGTCCCAGAAAGGTGTAGGTCGCCGTGCGGCCCAGGTGGTAGCCGAGCTGCGCCTTCCAGGATGCGCCATCCTCGCATTCGCGCCCGGCGGCGGCGATGGCCAGAGAAAAACCACCGCACATGCCGATGCAATGCCCCACGCTGCCCAGCGCGCCGGTGGTAAAGGCGACAATGAGGGCTTCCATCAGTCCTCTGTCTTTCCGGTGTCGTCGGCGTCGGGCTCGACATCATCGAAGAGGATGCGCACGGCGGGCGTGTCGAGATCATCGAACTGGCCGCGCTTCACGCTCACGATGAACACCCACAAGGCGCCGCCTGCAAATAGCAGCGCGAGGGGAACCAGCAGGTAGAGCACGCCCATGACGACTACCTCTTGAACGAGAGGCCGATCACCGTCAGGGACGAGATCGGCATGAGCACCGCGGCCCACAGGGGCGTGATGTGCCCCGTGGCGGCCAGGGTGCCGGTGATGACGTTGTAGAAAAGGGAAAAACCCAGGTTGAGGCGCACGCGGCCCATAGCCTTGCGCGCCAGGGTGATGGCTTCGAGCACGGGGGCCAGCCCGGCCCGCGCGGTGGCCACGTCGGCTGCTTCGAAGGCCGCTTCGCTGCCGCCGTGGACGGCGATGCCCACGCCGGCGGCGGCCAGCGCGGCGGTGTCGTTGAGTCCGTCGCCCACCATGCCGATCAGTGCATCGCCCGATGCATCGGCGACGAGCTCGCGCTTTTGTTCCGGCGATGCCGATGCGTGCCAGCGCGCAATGCCCAGCTCGGCTGCCACCGCGCGCACCGGCGCCTCGGCATCGCCCGAGAGAAGTTCCAACTCAAGGCCCCGCGCGCGCATCGCGGCGGTGGTCTCTCTGGCATCGGAGCGAATTCCGTCGGCAATGAGGAACGCGCCGATGAGCTTTCCATCCACGGCCAGCAGAATGGACGCCGCTGCGCACTCGGTTTCCCGAACTGCGAGGGCGGCGTGCTGGGCATCGGTGGTCGCGAGAGCGTGTTCGGCCAGCCAGGCGGCGTTGCCCGCCAGAATCTCGTGGGCGCCGACGCGCGCGCGGATGCCGCGCCCGGGCTGCTGGTGAAAATCCTCGACCTTTGCGGCGGCGGGGGGCACGTGCGCAGCAATGGCGCGGGCCACCGGGTGGCTCGAACGCTGCTCGGCCGCGGAAATGAGCGGCAGGTGAAGCTCGGCGTTTTCATCGAAGAGGGTGGTTTCGATTACCTGCGGATGTCCTTCCGTCAGGGTGCCGGTCTTGTCCAGGAACAGACGCCGCACGCGGGCGAGGCGCTCTACGGCCTCGCCGCCCTTGATCAGGATCCCGCTGCGCGCGCCGCGGCCCATGGCCACCGAGAGTGCAAAGGGTGTTGCCAGCCCGAGGGCGCACGGGCAGCTTACGACGAGCAACGCAATGGCGTTGGATAGCGCGACGTCGAACCCCGCGCTCCACCACCAGGCGAAGGTCGCACAGGAGGCAAGAACGACCACCGCGACGAACCACGCGGCAATGCGGTCGGCGGTGGCGACGATGGGCGCGCGGCGGCGGGCGGCGTCTTCGACGAGGCGTGAGAGGCGTGCCAGGCGTGTTTCATCGCCGGTTGCGCGCGCGCGGATGCTCAGCGCGCCGTCGACGACGCTGGTGCCCGCCCAGACTTCCTGTCCCACGCCGCGCGTCGCGGGTACGCTCTCGCCGGTGAGCAGGGACTCGTCCACGTGGGAGCGTCCATCTTCGACGACGCCGTCAACGGGAATGCAGTCGCCTGGTGGCACGAACAGCAGGTCGCCCTCGGCAACCGACTCGATGGAGACGCGGCGGGGCTGGCCGCCGATTTCAGGGAGCATGAACGCGGTGCGCGGCACCAGTGCAAAGAGCGAGCGAGCGGCCAGCGCGGCGCGCCGTTTGCCGGTCTCCAGCAGCAGCCGCCCGATGAGCAGCAGGAATACCAGCATCGAGAGCGTGTCGAACCACACATGGCCGGTGCCGGTAAAGACATGCCAGCAACTGCTCAGGAATGCGACGACAATCCCGAGCGCGATGGGCACATCCATGTGCAGGCTGCCCACGCGAAGGCCGCCGATGGCGGAGCGGAAAAACGGCATCGCCGAGTAGAAAACCACCGGAATGGAGAGCGCGAGGCTGCCCCATGTGAAGAGATTGGCAAAGCCCGACTCGATGCCCTGGTACTCGCCGGCATAGAGAGCCGAACTAAACAGCATGATGTTGCCGCCGCAAGCGGCCGCCACGCCGATGCGGATGAGCAGGCGGTGGCGTTCCTTGCGGGCAATTTCTTCTTCCTGCGCGCCGCGTGCCGGATGGGGGGCGTATCCCACCGATGCCAGGCGCCGCCCGAGCGTCTCAAGGGGGCGGGACTTCGGGTCGTAGGTAATGCCCAGACGATTCTCGCTCAGGTTGAGCTGCGCGCCGCGAATGCCCTGGATTTGCAGCGCCAGGCGCTCGACAACCCACACGCACGCCGCGCAGTGAATTCCTTCGAGGTAGAAGTCCACATGCCGAAGCCCGTCTTCGCCTGGTTCGGTGTAGCGCTCTTCGAAACTCGGGTCGGAGAAAAATGCGTAGCCGCCAAGGTCGCCGACTTCGTCGACGCGCTGACCGCTCTCGCCAAGTCGCTCGCGCAGCGCGTAGTAGCCCCTGCCGAGGCCGGTGTCCTGAAGGATGGAGTAAGCCAGGCTGCAGCCGCGGCAGCAGAACTGTTCTTCGGGTTTCTTGCCGAAAATGGGTTTGTCCGGGAGCGGAAGGCCGCAATGGACGCACTGCTCCGGGGCCTTGGCCTCGGGCAGCGGGCAGACATTTTCGGGGCCTTGCATCAGGGCTCCAGATAGAGCGAGCGGGTCCAGCGTGCCTGCTGCGTGCCCTTGCTTACATCAAGGGTGAGTTCCCACAGGCCCTTGTCGGGCAGTGAAGCCAGCGCGTAGCGACCCTCTCCCAGGGGAGAAAGTGCGCCGGCGGTATCGAGGTCGGGATTGCTCGGCCGGAAAAGCGTGGCCCGGACGCTCGCGTCGTTGAGGGGGGAGCCATCCTTCGCACGCAGGTCGATGCAGAGCTGCATCCCTTCGCACTCGGTCACCTCGTAGGCCCAGCCGGTCTCACGGGTGAGCTTTGCTTCCGCAATGGCCTCATCATAGCGCAGCCCCATCTCATAGGGCTTGTCGCCGATCACCTGGGAGGAATCCTTGGCCGTGGCGTAATAGATCATGGTGCCGTTGGCGATGATCAGCATGGCAAAGCCCGCGAGCACGCCCCACAGCCACAGAGGGTCGCTGCGAAAGTTCACCTCTTTTTTGGTTGAGTCTTTTGCGGAGTTGGATCCCATGGCGTCAGCTCCTTGGGCCGAGGAAAGTGGCTTCCATGCGGGAGATTACCTTGCCGTCTTCATTCTTCCCGAGCAGGCGGATCTTGTGCCGCCCGTTGTCGAGAGCTTCCTGGGGGGCGGTTACGAAGATGCCGATCTGGCCGACTTCGCCTGCCTTGACCGGGAAGGGTTTGATGGGAACCACCAGGTTGCCGCCCTCAAAGCCTTCCAGCTCGAAAGTGAGCGCGTGGTCCCTGCGATCCTTGTTGAGCAGCTTGAGAGTGAACTGATTGTTGATGTCTCCGGTCTGGCCGACACGGAAGGGGGCGCCCGGCGGACGCAGGATGGTCATCTCGATGATATCGCGGTTAACCAGCCGGTAGGTCAGTGCGCCGCCAATGGCCAGTAGCAGCAGGGAGTAGATCAACACGCGCGGGCGCATGAAAATGACCGAGCGCTTGCCCTGCTCGAACTCGCGCTCTGTGCCGTAACGGACCAGACCGCGCGGCTTGCCCAGCGCGTCCATGACCGTGTCGCAGGCGTCGATGCAGCGCGCGCACTGGATGCATTCCATCTGCAGGCCGTCGCGAATGTCGATGCCCGTCGGACAGACGTAGACGCACTTGTCGCAGTCAACGCAGTCGCCAAGGTCGGCTGCTGCATCTTTCCTGCGCTTGCCGCGGGGCTCGCCGCGAAGCGGGTCGTAGCCGACGGTCAGTGAATCGAAATCCATGAGAGCCGACTGGAAGCGGGCGTAGGGACAGGCGTAGGTGCAGAACTGCTCGCGGAAGAATGCGAAGTCCCAATACATGAGCCCGGATGCGCTCAGCGCAAAGGTCATGGCCGCCCGGTGGGAGAGATCGAAGCTCGAAAGCGCATGAATGAGCGGCTGAGCCCCCAGGAAATAGGCCACCAGCGAATGGCCCACGATCAGGGAGGCGACAATGAAAATTGCGTGCTTGAGCGCCTTGCGCCAGAAGCGATCGAAGGTCCAGCCCTTCTGGTCGCGGGCCAGTCGTTTGGCGCGGCCGCCTTCGATCCAGTCCTCAACGGGCAGATAGAAGGCGTGGAGGAACACCGTCTGGGGGCAGGCGTAGCCGCACCACACGCGTCCTGCCAGGGCCGTCACAAAAAAGAGCAGGATCGCCGCGCCCACCAGGATGAAGATCATCAGGTGAACGTCGGAGGGCCAGAAGGTCACGCCAAAGAGTATGAACTTGCGCGCCGGGATATCGAGCAGAACGGTCTGGTCGCCGTTCATCGTTGTCCATGGGAGCGCAAGAAGAACCAGCACCATGATCCAGCTCGCCCAGAAGCGGAACCGGGTGAATCGCCCCTTGATCTTCATGGGGTGAATTTTGGCGCGTGTCTTACCTTTAAGAACGTCAAGCAGTTCCGACATCGGGTGCTCCTTTGTCCCGCGTGAACCGCCTTCCCGACAGTGCCGTCCGAGAGTTACTCTTCGGGCTCACCGCCCCCCAGGCTGTACACAAATGCTGCGACCTGAGCGATCTTCTCAGGCCCTAAGATGGGTCCCCAGGTGACCATGCCCTTTTCGGGCACGCCAACTGTGATGGTGTGACGGATGTTGTCGTACTTGCCACCATGAATCCATTCGTTGTCCGTGAGGTTGGGGCCGATCCCGCCGGTGGCATCCACACCATGGCAGGCGACGCAGTTGATGGTGAAGACTTCCTTACCCGCGGCGACAGCCTCGTCATTACCGACATAGGCTGCACGATCGACCGGCGGCATGTCAGGACCGCTGCCCCCACCGTCCGGCGCGGCAAAGAGCTCCGGGTGCATTTCCTGGGCCAGCGCGGTTTCGGCTTCCAGCTCGGCTTCCTGGGTCATGCCGCCAAGGCCCATGTACATCCACATGACGTAGAAGATGGCGAAGATCACCGTGCCGATGCTCATCCAGGTCCACCAGCCCGGAAGCGGGTTGTCGTATTCCTGAATGCCGTCGTATTCGTGACCGAGCAGTCGGTCTTTATATTTCTCATCACTCATTGATATTTTCCCCCGGGGTTTCCCCCTCGTTCTCACCCTTGAACGGCAGGTTGCGCGCCTGCTCAAAGGTCTCGTCATGGCTCTTGCGCATCGTCCAGTAGATGACGCCGACAAAGAGCGCGACAAAAATCAGGAGCGAGATCAGCGAGAGCATGGCGCTCATGCCGCCTTGTTCGAGTGTTCTAAGTGCCGATCCCATGTTCGGTTCCTCTCGCGTGCGCGCCTAGCGGCTGGCAGTCTGGCTGGCGTTGTTGCGCCAGCCGATGTCCATGCCCAGACGCTGCAGATAGGAGATGAGCGCCAGGATTTCCGTGTCGGCCTCGGCATTCTTGGCGGTGCCGCTGCGCAGATCGTCCAGGATGTCCTGGGCCTGTGCCTTGGCGTCCTTCATGCCGTTGTCGATTTCCTCGAGCGTATACGGAACGCCCACGCGGCGCAGCGCTTTGAGGCGCGGCTTCACCGTGTCGTAATCGATCTTGTATTTCAGCAGCCACGGGTAGGGCGGCATGATCGATCCGGCCGATGTCGCGCGCGGATCCTCCATGTGCACGTAGTGCCAGGAGTTGGGATACTTCCCGCCCACCCGGTGCAGGTCGGGCCCGATACGGCGCGATCCCCACAGGAAGGGATGGTCGTAGACGAACTCGCCAACCTTGGAATATTCGCCGTAACGGACCACCTCGTCGCGGAAGGGGCGCACCATCTGCGAGTGGCAGTTGTTGCAACCCTCGCGGATGTAGATGTCACGACCCAGCACTTCGAGCGGCGTGTAGGGCTTGACCGAACTGATGGCCGGCACGTTGGATTCATCGACCAGCAGCGGCACGATCTCGAAGAGGCTTCCCACGGCCAGCGCGACCAAAGTCAGCACCGTGAAGACCAGCGTCTTGCCTTCGAGCTTGCGGTGGCCCTTCGAGTCGTCGGCCTCGTTGCGACCCACGATATCGGGAACCTGCGCCGCCTCGTCGGAGAGGTCGGCACCCTCGGCCTTGGCCTGGGCGATGGTCTTGACGAAGTTGTAGATGCCGATCAGCACGCCCGTCAGGTACAGGCCGCCGCCGATGGCGCGGGTGATGTACATCGGGCGAAGGCGCGTCACGGTCTCAACGAAGTTCGGGTAAACCAGCAGGCCGTCGGGGCCGAAGGCCTTCCACATCAGGCCCTGGGTGATGCCGGCGACCCACATGCTGGTCATGTAGAGGACAATGCCGATCGTGCCGGCCCAGAAATGCCAGTTGGCCAGCTTCACGCTGTAGAGCTTGGTGCGATACAGGCGCGGCAGCATCCAGTAGAGCATGGCAAAGCTGGTGAAACCGACCCAGCCCAGGGCGCCGCCGTGGACGTGGCCGATGGTCCAGTCGGTGTAGTGGCTGAGCTTGTTGACGGCGCGGATGCTCATGAGCGGCCCTTCGAAGGTGCTCATGCCGTAGAAGGAAATCGATACGACCCACATCTTGAGGATCGGATCGGTGCGCAGCCGGTCCCACGCGCCGCGAAGCGTGTAGAGACCGTTGATCATGCCGCCCCAGGACGGACCCAGCAGCATGACCGAGAAGACCATGCCGGTGGTCTGCGCCCACTGGGGAAGCGCCGTGTAGTGCAGATGATGGGGGCCGGCCCAGATATAGATGAAGACCAGCGTCCAGAAGTGGATGATGGAGAGCCGGTAGCTGAACACCGGTCGCTCGGCCGCCTTGGGCAGGAAGTAATACATCAGACCCAGGAACGGCGTCGTCAGGAAAAACGCGACCGCGTTGTGGCCGTACCACCACTGAACGAGCGCGTCCTGCACGCCGGCGAAGACCGAGTAGCTCTTCATGAACTCCGCCGGGATGGCCAGCGAGTTGACGATGTGCAGCATGGCGATCGCCAGAATGGTGGCGATGTGGAACCACAGCGCGACGTAGATGTGCTTCTCACGTCGCTTGAAGAGCGTGCCGAAGAAATTGATGGCGAAGATCACCCACACGATGGTGATGAGAATATCGATGGGCCACTCGAGCTCGGCGTATTCCTTGCTGGTGGTGTAGCCCAGCGGCAGGGTGACCGCCGCCAGCACAATGATCGTCTGCCAGCCCCAGAAGTGGAGCTTGCTGAGCGTATCATTGAACATGCGGGCCTTGAGCAGGCGCTGCGTGGAGTAGTAGACACCGGCGAAGATGGCGTTGCCCGCAAAGGCAAAGATCACCGCATTGGTGTGCAGGGGGCGAAGCCGCCCGAATGTAATGAACGGGATGCCGCCATTCATCTTCCAGCTGACAAGCTCGCCGGCGATGATGAGTCCCACGAGCATTCCCACCGCACCCCAGATAAAGGTTGCGATGGCGAACTTGCGCGTGATGGCGTCATCGTAGTGGATGGTCACGGTGTTTGATTGGTCACTCATGCCGTCTGCCTATTCCCCCATGGATTGAAATAGCCGGGCACAGGAATCCCCCCGTGCGCCCGACTTGTTGGAGACCGCCCGGGCTCTCAAAGCCCGGAAGAGCGGCTGCTCATGGTGTTTTAACTACGGAGTTGCCCTGCCCGGTCATATGACAACTGTCATACGTTCCTGTAATAGCAGAATAGGGGCGGAATTCGCCACTTTCACGACTGTCCGCAGCAAAAGAATTTGTAACGATATCAATCGCCTGCGGCGTCTAAATCAGAAGAAATTGGTCGGGTTTTTCGGCCAGTCGCGGCGCTGCCCCGGGGCAGGGGGCGGCTTCGCGACGCAACTACCGGCCGTTCAGGCCCAGTAATCCCGATAGTGGCGGCATCGCAGCGCCCAGCAGCGGGGTGAGCCAGCGGGTCGCGGCGTAGGAGGCCGGGTAGGTCAGAATGGACCGGCGTTTCTCAATACCCTCGCGAATCAGCCGTGCCAGCTCGGCGGTGTTGCCGCGCGGCATTCGCTCGAGCTGCGCGCCCGTTTCCGTACTCAGGGTGTTGCGCAGCATGTCGGTCTCGACCGGACCGGGGAAGACAGTCATCACATTGACGCCCGAGCCGGCCAGTTCCACGCGCAGCACGTCGTCGAGGCCCCAGAGCCCGCGCTTGGTCGCGACATAGGTGCTCGTCGCCGGTGCCGGGAAGAAGGCCGAGACCGACGAGAGCGAAACCAGCGTGCCGTGGTCGCGGTCGATCATGCCGCCGATCACCTCGTGGGCGAGCTCGGTGGGGGCGAG
The DNA window shown above is from Chrysiogenia bacterium and carries:
- a CDS encoding SDR family NAD(P)-dependent oxidoreductase; protein product: MSHFDLTGAHALVTGASAGIGEAVALELAAHGARVSLAARRREMLEDLAARIRKKGGTAEIFETDLTKRGAPRKLARDAEKKCGPIDVLINNAGDSGGVERFEEKTAAQVRKTLELNLLAPTELAHEVIGGMIDRDHGTLVSLSSVSAFFPAPATSTYVATKRGLWGLDDVLRVELAGSGVNVMTVFPGPVETDMLRNTLSTETGAQLERMPRGNTAELARLIREGIEKRRSILTYPASYAATRWLTPLLGAAMPPLSGLLGLNGR
- a CDS encoding heavy metal translocating P-type ATPase metal-binding domain-containing protein, which produces MQGPENVCPLPEAKAPEQCVHCGLPLPDKPIFGKKPEEQFCCRGCSLAYSILQDTGLGRGYYALRERLGESGQRVDEVGDLGGYAFFSDPSFEERYTEPGEDGLRHVDFYLEGIHCAACVWVVERLALQIQGIRGAQLNLSENRLGITYDPKSRPLETLGRRLASVGYAPHPARGAQEEEIARKERHRLLIRIGVAAACGGNIMLFSSALYAGEYQGIESGFANLFTWGSLALSIPVVFYSAMPFFRSAIGGLRVGSLHMDVPIALGIVVAFLSSCWHVFTGTGHVWFDTLSMLVFLLLIGRLLLETGKRRAALAARSLFALVPRTAFMLPEIGGQPRRVSIESVAEGDLLFVPPGDCIPVDGVVEDGRSHVDESLLTGESVPATRGVGQEVWAGTSVVDGALSIRARATGDETRLARLSRLVEDAARRRAPIVATADRIAAWFVAVVVLASCATFAWWWSAGFDVALSNAIALLVVSCPCALGLATPFALSVAMGRGARSGILIKGGEAVERLARVRRLFLDKTGTLTEGHPQVIETTLFDENAELHLPLISAAEQRSSHPVARAIAAHVPPAAAKVEDFHQQPGRGIRARVGAHEILAGNAAWLAEHALATTDAQHAALAVRETECAAASILLAVDGKLIGAFLIADGIRSDARETTAAMRARGLELELLSGDAEAPVRAVAAELGIARWHASASPEQKRELVADASGDALIGMVGDGLNDTAALAAAGVGIAVHGGSEAAFEAADVATARAGLAPVLEAITLARKAMGRVRLNLGFSLFYNVITGTLAATGHITPLWAAVLMPISSLTVIGLSFKR
- a CDS encoding cbb3-type cytochrome c oxidase subunit 3, with protein sequence MGSALRTLEQGGMSAMLSLISLLIFVALFVGVIYWTMRKSHDETFEQARNLPFKGENEGETPGENINE
- a CDS encoding FixH family protein codes for the protein MGSNSAKDSTKKEVNFRSDPLWLWGVLAGFAMLIIANGTMIYYATAKDSSQVIGDKPYEMGLRYDEAIAEAKLTRETGWAYEVTECEGMQLCIDLRAKDGSPLNDASVRATLFRPSNPDLDTAGALSPLGEGRYALASLPDKGLWELTLDVSKGTQQARWTRSLYLEP
- the ccoG gene encoding cytochrome c oxidase accessory protein CcoG — translated: MSELLDVLKGKTRAKIHPMKIKGRFTRFRFWASWIMVLVLLALPWTTMNGDQTVLLDIPARKFILFGVTFWPSDVHLMIFILVGAAILLFFVTALAGRVWCGYACPQTVFLHAFYLPVEDWIEGGRAKRLARDQKGWTFDRFWRKALKHAIFIVASLIVGHSLVAYFLGAQPLIHALSSFDLSHRAAMTFALSASGLMYWDFAFFREQFCTYACPYARFQSALMDFDSLTVGYDPLRGEPRGKRRKDAAADLGDCVDCDKCVYVCPTGIDIRDGLQMECIQCARCIDACDTVMDALGKPRGLVRYGTEREFEQGKRSVIFMRPRVLIYSLLLLAIGGALTYRLVNRDIIEMTILRPPGAPFRVGQTGDINNQFTLKLLNKDRRDHALTFELEGFEGGNLVVPIKPFPVKAGEVGQIGIFVTAPQEALDNGRHKIRLLGKNEDGKVISRMEATFLGPRS
- the ccoS gene encoding cbb3-type cytochrome oxidase assembly protein CcoS — its product is MGVLYLLVPLALLFAGGALWVFIVSVKRGQFDDLDTPAVRILFDDVEPDADDTGKTED
- the ccoN gene encoding cytochrome-c oxidase, cbb3-type subunit I; its protein translation is MSDQSNTVTIHYDDAITRKFAIATFIWGAVGMLVGLIIAGELVSWKMNGGIPFITFGRLRPLHTNAVIFAFAGNAIFAGVYYSTQRLLKARMFNDTLSKLHFWGWQTIIVLAAVTLPLGYTTSKEYAELEWPIDILITIVWVIFAINFFGTLFKRREKHIYVALWFHIATILAIAMLHIVNSLAIPAEFMKSYSVFAGVQDALVQWWYGHNAVAFFLTTPFLGLMYYFLPKAAERPVFSYRLSIIHFWTLVFIYIWAGPHHLHYTALPQWAQTTGMVFSVMLLGPSWGGMINGLYTLRGAWDRLRTDPILKMWVVSISFYGMSTFEGPLMSIRAVNKLSHYTDWTIGHVHGGALGWVGFTSFAMLYWMLPRLYRTKLYSVKLANWHFWAGTIGIVLYMTSMWVAGITQGLMWKAFGPDGLLVYPNFVETVTRLRPMYITRAIGGGLYLTGVLIGIYNFVKTIAQAKAEGADLSDEAAQVPDIVGRNEADDSKGHRKLEGKTLVFTVLTLVALAVGSLFEIVPLLVDESNVPAISSVKPYTPLEVLGRDIYIREGCNNCHSQMVRPFRDEVVRYGEYSKVGEFVYDHPFLWGSRRIGPDLHRVGGKYPNSWHYVHMEDPRATSAGSIMPPYPWLLKYKIDYDTVKPRLKALRRVGVPYTLEEIDNGMKDAKAQAQDILDDLRSGTAKNAEADTEILALISYLQRLGMDIGWRNNASQTASR
- a CDS encoding sulfite exporter TauE/SafE family protein; translation: MEALIVAFTTGALGSVGHCIGMCGGFSLAIAAAGRECEDGASWKAQLGYHLGRTATYTFLGLFFGTLGSVGRFTGTIGPWIHTTVAVLAGLVMIYAGLAVLGVFSERAGPTAMLPERLFAGAMRPAGKRALPYGLHAGLVLGLLPCGLLLAAEAQAAATQSPVMGALVMFAFAQGTVPALALGTSVLERLSLSVRQRVHGLAGVVLILWGVWSLARPVFMHFHQHGGGHDHHQHHEMSLLTPSSAEDAACITPPEALAQSSALAD
- a CDS encoding serine/threonine protein kinase, giving the protein MSQSAWGDPVTKYFFDLGPDRVLDAVEAAGYVTTGMCYALNSYENRVYEVEIEEDEARGIVKKTPASLRRIVKFYRPGRWSREQILEEHEFIADLVAQEIPAVAPLPFDSAETLAQVPGTELWYAIFPKVGGRVPEELGEESLHQLGRLLARLHNVGASKQAPHRVKLTPETYGLANLEYLLSEKKIPAEIEDFYAQTVREICKLSEPMFAEASYHRVHGDCHAGNLLWDGQFLKLVDFDDMVRAPAVQDLWLLLPGEGEERRLALESVLSGYEQMRPFDRATIRLIEPLRALRFIHFTAWIARRWEDPAFPPAFPHFGTGQYWNQMLRDLQEQLSLIREAAYGGY
- a CDS encoding c-type cytochrome — protein: MSDEKYKDRLLGHEYDGIQEYDNPLPGWWTWMSIGTVIFAIFYVMWMYMGLGGMTQEAELEAETALAQEMHPELFAAPDGGGSGPDMPPVDRAAYVGNDEAVAAGKEVFTINCVACHGVDATGGIGPNLTDNEWIHGGKYDNIRHTITVGVPEKGMVTWGPILGPEKIAQVAAFVYSLGGGEPEE